In a single window of the Bacteroidales bacterium genome:
- a CDS encoding phosphatidate cytidylyltransferase translates to MNNFWQRILTGALYVGAVAGSIVYSHLLFTLLFLATSLWALNEFYRMVSLIGHYHIRYVVGIAAGLVVYVTMALVSLQWFSPRLIFANLLLLPLMLIAELYYKSPTPFRNVALNVFGILYIIVPFALLNIFFLPVLSPVGDYPAILLGIFILLWVYDSFAYLFGVWLGKHRLFERHSPKKSWEGLIGGFIAGFAAAFLIASFWPEYSLVHWLVIAAIVMIFGTFGDLAESMLKRSIKVKDSGRALPGHGGLLDRFDALLLAAPAVFVYMMLFIV, encoded by the coding sequence GTGAATAATTTTTGGCAAAGGATACTTACAGGAGCGCTTTATGTTGGCGCTGTGGCAGGATCGATCGTTTATAGCCATTTGCTTTTTACGCTGTTGTTTCTGGCCACCAGTCTGTGGGCGCTCAATGAGTTTTACAGGATGGTAAGTCTCATCGGGCATTACCACATCCGCTATGTTGTTGGTATTGCAGCCGGTTTGGTAGTGTATGTCACCATGGCGCTGGTTTCGTTGCAATGGTTTTCTCCGCGTTTGATATTTGCTAATTTGCTGTTGCTGCCACTGATGCTCATAGCCGAATTGTATTACAAATCGCCGACACCTTTTCGCAACGTGGCGCTGAATGTTTTTGGCATACTCTACATAATTGTGCCTTTTGCCTTGCTCAACATTTTCTTTCTCCCTGTCTTATCTCCCGTTGGCGATTATCCGGCCATTCTTTTGGGAATCTTTATCCTTCTTTGGGTTTACGACTCGTTTGCTTATCTTTTTGGGGTATGGCTGGGGAAACATCGCCTGTTTGAGCGGCATTCGCCAAAAAAATCATGGGAGGGGCTTATTGGTGGTTTTATAGCGGGTTTTGCAGCGGCTTTTCTCATTGCCTCTTTTTGGCCGGAATACAGTTTAGTGCATTGGCTTGTAATTGCTGCAATCGTTATGATATTTGGTACATTTGGCGATCTTGCCGAATCGATGCTTAAAAGAAGTATCAAAGTAAAAGATTCGGGACGTGCACTGCCTGGTCACGGCGGCCTGCTCGATCGTTTCGATGCTTTGCTGCTGGCGGCTCCAGCAGTTTTTGTTTATATGATGTTGTTCATCGTTTGA
- a CDS encoding DUF2007 domain-containing protein, with the protein MEKVDNWVLVFSASNMTSAQITAGMLKENGIESSILNKKDSGFLLGSVDLYVETQHEAKARQLLSEHNSGE; encoded by the coding sequence ATGGAAAAAGTGGACAATTGGGTACTCGTGTTTAGTGCAAGTAACATGACTTCGGCACAAATTACAGCCGGTATGCTCAAAGAAAATGGCATCGAAAGCAGCATCCTCAACAAGAAGGATTCTGGGTTTCTTCTTGGTAGTGTAGATTTGTATGTTGAAACACAACACGAAGCAAAAGCACGACAGCTCCTTAGCGAGCACAACTCCGGTGAATAA
- a CDS encoding LUD domain-containing protein — MDETTSKEKVFKSIRNALIDRTDAPFTDVDFESSVFQDFKESIEVTFAQEFTRIGGKFAYCEDEADMIEKLKFVFYENSNREIFCFDQVLNRLLTEHEIAFQSDPVALMNVGIGITLCECLIARTGSIMVSSRQMSGRRLNVFPEVHVVIATTNQLVKNLQDAFVLMKKKYGSTLPSAITVISGPSRTADIEKTLVMGAHGPRQLYMLLVEAEDNN; from the coding sequence ATGGACGAAACCACCTCGAAAGAAAAAGTTTTCAAAAGCATCCGAAATGCTTTGATCGACAGAACCGATGCTCCTTTTACGGACGTTGATTTTGAATCGTCGGTGTTTCAGGATTTCAAAGAATCTATCGAGGTAACTTTTGCGCAGGAGTTTACGAGGATTGGCGGTAAATTCGCCTACTGTGAGGACGAAGCCGATATGATCGAGAAGCTAAAGTTCGTTTTCTATGAAAACAGTAACCGCGAAATATTTTGCTTTGACCAGGTGCTCAACCGACTGCTCACTGAACACGAAATTGCTTTTCAGTCCGATCCGGTAGCGTTGATGAATGTTGGTATCGGCATCACTTTGTGTGAGTGTTTGATTGCCCGAACAGGCTCCATAATGGTGTCGTCGCGACAAATGTCGGGACGGCGGCTCAACGTTTTTCCGGAAGTGCATGTGGTAATAGCTACAACCAATCAGTTGGTAAAAAACCTGCAAGACGCTTTTGTACTGATGAAAAAAAAATACGGCTCCACGCTGCCATCGGCCATCACTGTTATTTCGGGGCCAAGTCGCACTGCCGACATCGAAAAAACGCTGGTAATGGGCGCTCATGGCCCGCGCCAATTGTATATGTTACTCGTTGAAGCAGAAGATAATAATTAG
- a CDS encoding phosphatidylserine decarboxylase family protein — protein sequence MKIHKEGYTTLVIMMLVLATALLIINYFNPVQTPVHYVIYAAAVVVFIFILRFFRNPQRIVDIDHTQIISPADGKVVVLEEAFENEYFKDKRLQVSIFMSPSNVHKNWYPLSGKIKYYRYHAGKFLVAWHPKSSELNERTTIVIQSENYGEILVRQVAGAVAQRIVCNAEERKSIDQGEELGFIKFGSRVDVFLPVGTKVLVEKNQKVKGCCDVIAKLG from the coding sequence ATGAAAATCCATAAAGAAGGATACACTACTTTAGTAATTATGATGTTGGTGCTGGCTACAGCGCTTTTGATCATCAATTATTTTAATCCGGTGCAAACCCCCGTGCATTATGTGATCTACGCTGCAGCTGTGGTGGTTTTTATTTTCATCCTGCGCTTTTTCCGTAATCCTCAGCGTATCGTCGACATCGACCACACGCAAATCATTTCACCCGCCGACGGCAAGGTGGTGGTGCTCGAAGAGGCTTTTGAAAACGAATATTTTAAAGATAAACGCTTGCAGGTTTCCATTTTTATGTCGCCCAGCAACGTGCACAAAAATTGGTATCCGCTTAGCGGAAAAATAAAATACTACCGTTACCATGCCGGAAAGTTCCTGGTTGCCTGGCATCCCAAGTCTTCTGAACTAAATGAACGCACCACCATTGTAATACAATCGGAAAACTACGGTGAAATCTTGGTGCGTCAGGTTGCTGGAGCTGTGGCGCAACGTATTGTTTGCAATGCCGAAGAGCGCAAAAGTATCGATCAGGGCGAGGAGTTGGGTTTTATAAAATTTGGTTCACGGGTGGATGTTTTCCTGCCGGTAGGTACCAAAGTCCTGGTTGAAAAAAACCAAAAAGTAAAAGGCTGCTGCGATGTCATCGCGAAGCTTGGGTAA
- a CDS encoding superoxide dismutase, with product MLTTKVKDLKFPDLPYSYDALEPYIDAQTMELHYTKHHRGYYDKFMAAAKDSEYADMEFGRLLKQMSKAPAGIRNNGGGFLNHDLFWKVMTKNGGGEPDGDIGKVIKSAFGSYSQFKEKFSDAAATRFGSGWAWLIKDDSGNLKITSTGNQDSPLMDVADHHGKPILALDVWEHAYYLKYQNKRPDYINAWFNVINWDEVAKNFKNG from the coding sequence ATGTTAACGACGAAAGTAAAAGATCTCAAATTTCCTGATTTACCCTACAGCTACGATGCTTTAGAACCCTACATCGACGCACAAACCATGGAGCTGCACTACACCAAGCACCATCGTGGTTATTACGATAAATTTATGGCTGCAGCCAAAGACAGCGAGTATGCCGACATGGAATTTGGCCGGTTGCTCAAGCAAATGAGTAAAGCACCCGCAGGCATCCGCAACAATGGTGGCGGTTTTCTTAACCACGACCTGTTCTGGAAAGTGATGACCAAAAATGGTGGTGGCGAACCTGATGGCGATATTGGCAAAGTCATAAAGTCGGCTTTCGGTTCCTATAGCCAGTTCAAAGAAAAATTCAGCGATGCAGCAGCCACCCGTTTTGGTAGCGGCTGGGCTTGGCTCATCAAGGATGATTCTGGAAATCTTAAGATAACCTCAACAGGCAATCAGGACAGCCCGCTGATGGATGTAGCTGATCACCACGGCAAACCAATCCTTGCTCTGGATGTGTGGGAGCACGCATATTATCTGAAATACCAAAACAAACGACCCGACTATATCAATGCGTGGTTTAATGTGATAAATTGGGATGAGGTGGCCAAAAACTTTAAAAATGGTTAA
- a CDS encoding DUF4163 domain-containing protein yields the protein MKTKIILLVAFVAAFWACNRHQSDEKPIEYSIIEQSTITGDSAYYSIKLEYPIFKADQPADDSLFEPLNNHIKNFMDTAASYYWGMETRNVPAYIDSIQAHGRFELQNDYEILLSTSDTISLKLETYSYALGAHGFTAFHTYNYDIGHKHFIGLDEVLDLSSDENVNNINELLAHYFENPEDCFTEVPTINVDEQLWGFRPEYLVFFYEAYDLGAYVCGSAEVKIPLKELRKRNLLLTKIDLAKVK from the coding sequence ATGAAAACAAAAATCATCCTTCTGGTTGCATTTGTAGCTGCCTTCTGGGCATGCAACCGGCACCAGTCCGACGAAAAGCCTATCGAATACAGCATTATCGAGCAAAGCACTATCACCGGCGATTCTGCCTATTATTCCATTAAACTGGAATATCCGATTTTTAAAGCGGATCAGCCAGCCGATGATTCATTGTTTGAGCCGCTCAACAACCACATCAAAAATTTTATGGACACAGCGGCTTCTTATTATTGGGGCATGGAAACACGGAATGTTCCCGCGTATATCGATTCTATCCAGGCCCACGGGAGATTTGAATTGCAAAATGACTACGAAATATTGCTCAGCACCTCCGACACCATCAGCCTAAAGCTTGAGACCTACAGCTATGCGCTGGGAGCACATGGGTTTACGGCTTTTCATACCTACAACTACGACATTGGTCACAAGCATTTTATTGGTCTGGATGAAGTACTTGATCTCTCATCCGATGAAAATGTTAACAATATCAACGAACTCCTCGCGCACTATTTTGAAAATCCGGAAGATTGTTTTACGGAAGTGCCCACGATTAATGTAGATGAACAACTTTGGGGATTTCGGCCGGAATATCTTGTATTTTTTTATGAAGCCTACGACCTGGGCGCTTATGTATGCGGATCGGCAGAAGTAAAAATCCCGTTGAAAGAGTTGCGTAAGCGGAACTTGCTGCTAACCAAAATTGATTTAGCGAAAGTGAAATGA
- the dnaE gene encoding DNA polymerase III subunit alpha has product MYLIFDTETTGKPRNYNAPITDLDNWPRMVQIAWQLHDYDGNLIENQSFIVRPDGFDIPYNAEKIHGISTQMAATYGAPLQEVLDVFSATLQRCTHVAGHNVSFDLNIAGAEFLRCGLDNLLAGPASVDTMQISTAYCALPGGRGGSYKYPSLSELHIKLFNTAFEEAHNAAGDVVATTRCFLELIRLGIIDEQHLKIDKQILLRFRQNNTTPIAPIELKVKSNKQLSEELAAKSMAIPDETVATITEQTIAADTAKSFVHLHVHSYFSVLQATPSIEGLVQKAAGLGMTALALTDLGNLYGVFQFIKVAQNHNIKPIIGCELYLTEDRLKVKFTKDNPDRRHQQPFLAKNIQGYRNLSHLNTLGWVEGSYSGFPRIDKELLLRYKDHLITTTGGLQSEINDLILNIGEQQAEEAFVWWHQQFGDDFYVQINRHGLPEEERANMVLLKFARKYNVKIIAANEIFYLEKEDSDLHDSLLCVKDNEYQSTPIGRGRGTRFGFTSDEYYFKTQQEMQELFADLPEAISNTYEIAESIEAFNLQRDAMMPEFPIPPDFGTLEDYRTKFSEEELKVFFDDIEVKGNFKRIGGYERALHIQLEADYLQHLTMQGAQKRYPDMSDSIRERIDFELSVICKMGYPGYFLIVQDFLQEARRMGVWVGPGRGSAAGSVVAYCLKITEIDPIEYGLLFERFLNPERISLPDIDIDFDEDGRERVLKWVEEKYGHQRVAHIITFGKMAPKMAIRDIARVKQLPLSEANRLSKMIPNRPGTGFGEAYKEVPELLREKNASNDPLVRSTLASAEKIEGTVRNIGTHACGIIISRDDLAEHIPLTTAKDTNLLVTQFDGSQIEEAGMLKMDFLGLKTLSIIKDAVENVRKSKGLEINIDDIPHDDEKTFELYSHGDTTGIFQFESEGMRKNLRQLKPTKFDDLIAMNALYRPGPMDYIPNFIRRKLGKEKIVYDLPEQEEILKATYGVTVYQEQVMLLSQLLGGFTKGEADNLRKAMGKKMVGILNKMKPKFLEGAKKRGHDMKIIDKIWTDWLEFANYAFNKSHSTSYAYVSYRMAYLKAHYPSEFMAAVLSRNLNDLTKITGFIDEVHRMGIEVLGPDVNESEQLFIVNKKGNIRFGMAAIKGLGSSVAESIIEERNENGLFTSVFDFARRIDLKTVNKRSFEALARAGAFDSFENVHRAQLFFQENSDDSTFIEKLLRFAAKYQERKNSQQVSLFDDDDEQIIAEDPPLPECKPWTNIEKLRNEKDVTGFYISGHPLDEFRTELKNYGKQRISDFKDNLKKYSNRPLVFGGMVSTVTHRFTKDDKPWGTFMIEDFDETFELRLFSEEYLKYKYFLTEGFFLLIYARVEQRFRNDEEFQVRITDIRLLPEIIDRETQGITLRISIDDMEPALVDQIFNLYKKNPGNCHVRFLVVDEQDGLNLEMKSATMRVKPSAFLKAIEREPLISYELNGH; this is encoded by the coding sequence ATGTATTTGATTTTTGATACCGAAACCACCGGTAAGCCCAGGAATTACAACGCACCGATTACTGATCTGGACAACTGGCCACGCATGGTGCAGATTGCCTGGCAACTGCACGACTACGACGGCAATCTGATAGAGAATCAGAGTTTTATTGTTCGTCCCGACGGCTTCGACATCCCCTACAACGCCGAGAAAATCCACGGCATCTCCACACAAATGGCTGCTACCTATGGGGCGCCGTTGCAAGAGGTACTTGATGTTTTTTCGGCTACCCTGCAACGCTGTACACACGTTGCCGGCCACAACGTAAGCTTTGATCTGAACATTGCCGGTGCTGAATTTTTGCGCTGCGGACTGGACAACCTGCTAGCCGGACCTGCATCGGTGGATACCATGCAAATATCCACCGCATATTGTGCCCTGCCGGGAGGACGCGGCGGCAGCTACAAATACCCAAGCCTTTCGGAGCTGCACATCAAACTCTTCAACACAGCTTTTGAAGAAGCCCACAACGCTGCCGGAGATGTGGTGGCCACAACGCGCTGCTTTCTGGAGCTTATCCGCCTGGGCATTATCGACGAGCAGCACCTGAAAATTGACAAACAAATCTTATTACGATTTCGTCAAAATAATACCACACCGATAGCGCCCATCGAGCTGAAGGTGAAATCTAACAAGCAACTTAGCGAAGAGCTGGCTGCCAAATCCATGGCCATCCCTGACGAAACAGTTGCTACCATTACTGAACAAACTATAGCGGCTGATACAGCAAAATCCTTCGTCCATTTGCACGTACATTCTTATTTTTCTGTATTGCAGGCCACACCCTCCATCGAAGGGCTGGTGCAAAAAGCCGCCGGGCTGGGGATGACGGCATTGGCACTCACCGATCTGGGAAACTTGTATGGTGTTTTTCAGTTTATAAAAGTAGCGCAGAATCACAACATCAAGCCGATTATCGGATGCGAGCTCTATCTTACAGAAGACCGCCTGAAAGTAAAATTCACCAAAGACAATCCCGACCGCCGCCACCAACAGCCATTTTTGGCCAAAAACATCCAGGGCTACCGCAACCTTTCGCACCTTAACACGCTGGGATGGGTGGAAGGCAGCTACAGCGGATTTCCGCGCATCGACAAAGAGTTGCTGCTGCGTTATAAAGATCATCTGATAACCACCACCGGCGGACTGCAGTCGGAGATCAATGACTTGATTTTGAATATCGGCGAGCAACAGGCAGAAGAGGCTTTTGTATGGTGGCACCAGCAATTTGGCGACGACTTTTACGTGCAGATCAACCGCCACGGCCTTCCGGAGGAGGAACGCGCCAACATGGTACTTTTGAAATTTGCCCGTAAATACAATGTGAAAATCATTGCTGCCAACGAAATATTTTATCTCGAAAAAGAAGATTCGGATTTGCACGACAGCCTGCTTTGCGTCAAAGACAACGAATATCAGAGCACACCCATTGGCAGAGGCCGGGGAACGCGATTTGGATTTACAAGCGATGAGTATTATTTCAAGACGCAGCAGGAAATGCAGGAGCTCTTCGCCGACCTACCCGAAGCCATCTCCAACACTTACGAGATTGCCGAATCCATAGAAGCTTTCAATTTGCAGCGCGATGCTATGATGCCAGAGTTTCCGATACCACCCGATTTTGGCACGCTCGAAGATTATCGGACGAAATTTTCAGAGGAAGAGCTGAAAGTTTTTTTTGACGATATAGAAGTGAAAGGTAATTTCAAGCGCATCGGAGGATATGAAAGGGCGCTACACATCCAGCTCGAAGCCGATTATCTGCAACACCTCACTATGCAGGGAGCCCAAAAACGCTACCCCGACATGAGCGATTCCATCCGCGAGCGCATCGACTTTGAGTTAAGCGTAATATGCAAAATGGGTTATCCAGGCTATTTTCTCATTGTACAGGACTTTCTGCAGGAGGCGCGCCGCATGGGCGTATGGGTAGGCCCCGGGCGTGGCTCGGCAGCAGGCTCGGTAGTGGCGTATTGTCTCAAAATTACCGAAATCGACCCAATAGAATATGGATTGCTCTTCGAGCGCTTTCTAAATCCGGAGCGGATTTCGCTGCCCGACATCGATATCGACTTTGATGAGGACGGCCGCGAACGAGTATTGAAATGGGTTGAAGAAAAATACGGCCATCAACGTGTGGCACACATTATCACCTTTGGTAAAATGGCGCCTAAAATGGCCATCCGCGACATTGCGCGCGTAAAACAACTTCCACTGAGCGAAGCCAACCGATTGTCAAAAATGATACCCAACAGACCAGGCACCGGTTTTGGCGAAGCTTATAAAGAAGTGCCGGAGCTTTTGCGCGAAAAAAACGCCTCCAACGACCCACTCGTTCGATCCACCCTGGCCAGCGCCGAAAAAATTGAAGGCACCGTAAGAAACATTGGCACCCATGCCTGCGGCATCATCATCAGCCGCGACGACCTGGCTGAGCACATTCCGCTCACTACAGCCAAAGACACCAATCTGCTGGTTACGCAATTCGACGGAAGCCAAATAGAAGAAGCCGGCATGCTCAAGATGGATTTTCTGGGGCTTAAAACGCTTTCGATTATCAAAGATGCTGTGGAAAACGTACGCAAAAGTAAAGGTTTAGAGATCAATATCGATGACATCCCACACGACGACGAGAAGACTTTCGAGCTTTATAGCCACGGCGACACCACTGGCATTTTTCAGTTTGAATCGGAAGGAATGAGGAAAAATCTGCGGCAGCTTAAACCCACCAAGTTCGACGACTTGATAGCCATGAATGCCTTGTACCGACCTGGCCCGATGGATTACATTCCCAACTTTATCAGGCGCAAGCTTGGCAAAGAGAAAATCGTATACGATCTGCCCGAGCAGGAAGAAATCCTGAAAGCAACCTATGGTGTTACTGTTTATCAGGAGCAAGTGATGCTGCTCTCACAACTTTTGGGAGGTTTTACCAAAGGAGAAGCTGACAATTTGCGTAAAGCAATGGGGAAGAAAATGGTGGGGATCCTCAACAAGATGAAGCCTAAATTTTTGGAAGGCGCCAAAAAGCGTGGCCACGACATGAAGATCATCGACAAGATATGGACCGACTGGCTGGAGTTTGCCAACTATGCTTTCAACAAATCGCATTCGACGAGCTACGCATATGTTTCGTATCGCATGGCGTATCTCAAAGCACATTATCCAAGCGAGTTTATGGCTGCGGTTTTGAGCCGCAACCTAAACGATCTGACCAAAATCACAGGATTTATCGACGAGGTACACCGCATGGGCATCGAAGTTTTGGGCCCGGACGTCAACGAGTCGGAGCAGCTTTTTATCGTCAACAAAAAAGGCAACATTCGTTTTGGGATGGCTGCTATCAAAGGGCTGGGAAGTTCTGTAGCCGAAAGCATCATTGAAGAACGTAATGAAAACGGGCTCTTCACCAGTGTGTTCGACTTCGCGCGTCGTATCGATCTAAAGACTGTCAACAAGCGGAGCTTTGAGGCGCTTGCCCGCGCCGGGGCATTCGATTCGTTCGAAAACGTTCACCGTGCCCAGCTTTTTTTTCAGGAAAACAGCGACGACAGCACATTTATAGAGAAACTCCTGCGCTTCGCCGCCAAATATCAGGAACGCAAAAACTCACAGCAGGTTTCGCTATTTGACGATGACGACGAGCAAATCATCGCCGAAGACCCTCCATTGCCCGAGTGTAAGCCTTGGACAAACATCGAAAAACTGCGCAACGAGAAGGATGTCACGGGATTTTACATCTCCGGCCATCCGCTCGATGAATTCAGAACAGAGCTTAAAAATTATGGCAAACAACGCATCTCCGATTTCAAAGACAACCTGAAAAAATATTCCAACCGTCCACTGGTGTTTGGCGGCATGGTTTCAACGGTGACGCATCGTTTTACCAAAGACGACAAGCCGTGGGGAACTTTTATGATAGAGGATTTCGACGAAACTTTTGAACTGCGCCTGTTTTCGGAGGAATATCTCAAGTACAAATATTTCCTTACAGAAGGCTTTTTCCTGCTGATCTATGCGCGTGTAGAGCAACGTTTCCGAAACGATGAAGAGTTTCAGGTGCGCATCACCGACATCCGGCTGTTGCCAGAGATTATCGATCGGGAGACGCAAGGTATCACGCTGCGCATATCCATCGACGACATGGAGCCGGCGCTGGTGGATCAGATTTTTAATTTGTACAAAAAGAATCCAGGAAATTGCCACGTTCGTTTTTTGGTGGTGGATGAGCAGGATGGTTTAAATTTAGAAATGAAATCGGCTACCATGCGCGTAAAACCTTCTGCATTTCTCAAAGCCATCGAAAGGGAGCCGCTGATAAGTTACGAGCTAAATGGCCATTAG
- a CDS encoding YjjG family noncanonical pyrimidine nucleotidase yields the protein MNNGSRKYHHIFFDLDMTLWDFESNAREAYEDIYRTFRLSDRGIDSLNDFISKYFVHNDRLWEQYRNGEIEKELLRTLRFELTLRDYGIDDPALAQAIGHEYVTISPTKTRLFPNAHTTLAYLQKQYTLSIITNGFEEVQFRKLKNSHLDSYFNHVITSEQAGSKKPDPEIFKYALQQVGAEASQSVMIGDDLEVDILGAMQAGMDAVFFNPKRTEHKSNILHEINDLNDLTNIL from the coding sequence ATGAATAACGGAAGCCGAAAATATCACCACATATTTTTTGATTTGGATATGACCTTGTGGGATTTTGAATCGAATGCCCGCGAGGCTTACGAAGATATTTACCGCACCTTCAGGCTGAGCGATCGCGGCATCGATAGTCTCAACGATTTTATCAGCAAATATTTTGTACACAACGACCGGTTGTGGGAACAATATCGCAATGGCGAAATCGAGAAAGAGCTTCTGCGTACCCTTCGTTTTGAGCTTACGCTCCGCGATTATGGCATCGACGACCCAGCGCTGGCCCAGGCCATCGGTCACGAATATGTTACCATCAGCCCTACCAAAACCCGATTATTCCCAAACGCCCACACCACACTGGCCTATCTGCAAAAGCAATACACGCTGAGCATTATCACCAACGGCTTTGAAGAGGTACAATTCCGTAAACTAAAGAATAGCCACCTGGACAGCTATTTCAATCATGTGATCACTTCAGAGCAGGCAGGCAGTAAAAAACCCGATCCGGAGATATTCAAATACGCCCTGCAACAGGTCGGAGCCGAAGCCAGCCAGAGTGTGATGATAGGTGACGATTTGGAAGTAGATATACTTGGCGCGATGCAGGCCGGGATGGACGCTGTGTTTTTTAATCCAAAGAGAACTGAGCATAAAAGCAATATCCTTCACGAAATTAATGACCTAAACGATTTAACAAACATATTATGA